A window of Komagataella phaffii GS115 chromosome 1, complete sequence contains these coding sequences:
- a CDS encoding exosome component, with protein sequence MTDRRRILGPLDASPLTFESESVISALEGEASSKFQLKKLHVSQPSSGDDKIFVDMGLVTNCEGSCYMEIDNTLIQVSVYGPRPIRGSFIDTATLSVECRFLPFLTESKEFANGNGRNSLTEIEQRLSSFVYSCFVNTIILSKYPKSSIDIFIKVISVDSYDTNFIKLTNYLVNCASLSIVDAQIEVKDIITAGYIPTSIVTSFTNLHLPNDKIVGLYISDDTDAEIDDEKVLSSMIMECNKKARDLRSSLNKYLIQLVK encoded by the coding sequence ATGACCGATAGACGAAGAATATTGGGGCCATTGGACGCTTCTCCGCTAACCTTTGAGTCTGAATCAGTTATTTCGGCTCTTGAAGGGGAGGCGAGCTCCAAGtttcaactgaaaaagttgCATGTATCTCAGCCATCATCTGGCGATGATAAGATTTTTGTTGACATGGGATTAGTAACAAATTGTGAAGGATCCTGCTATATGGAAATAGATAATACTCTTATACAGGTATCTGTTTATGGGCCTAGGCCGATTCGTGGGTCTTTCATTGATACTGCAACTCTTTCTGTCGAATGTAGgtttcttcctttcctAACGGAGTCTAAAGAATTTGCCAACGGTAATGGAAGGAATAGTCTCACAGAAATAGAGCAAAGACTATCTTCTTTTGTGTACAGCTGCTTTGTGAACACAATCATTCTTTCCAAGTACCCAAAATCGTCGATAGACATTTTCATTAAGGTTATTTCAGTGGATTCCTATGACACAAATTTCATCAAGCTAACTAACTACCTCGTTAATTGTGCTTCCTTATCGATAGTAGACGCCCAAATCGAAGTGAAAGATATAATAACAGCAGGATACATTCCAACTTCCATAGTGACCAGTTTTACTAATCTTCATTTGCCTAACGACAAGATTGTAGGTTTATACATCTCCGACGATACAGATGCCGAAATCGACGACGAAAAAGTTTTGTCTAGCATGATAATGGAATGCAACAAGAAAGCAAGAGACCTGCGATCCAGCCTAAACAAGTATCTAATTCAATTGGTCAAGTAA
- a CDS encoding GTP binding protein, translated as MEGHLIPDPTNENATILLMGLRRSGKSSICKVVFHKLQPLDTLYLESTSKPTTENFRSLINLSVIELPGQLNFFEPTYDHEKLFKSIGALVYIIDSQDEYLNALTNLSMIISYIYKVNPKINVEVLIHKIDGLSEDFRLDTQRDIMQRVGDELLDLGLEGLQVSFYLTSIFDHSIYEAFSRIIQKLIYELPALENLLDLLVQYNKFEKLFLFDVNSKIYVATDSSPVDIQTYEACAEFIDVTIDLDGLYGDVKDSDESKGNPTKCISRLQNGSVLYLHQMIRGLALVGLVRLDNTDQFSMEFKNALSLIDFNVNVFKKSLEDMWKNSRL; from the exons ATGGAAGGCCACCTCATCCCAGATCCGACTAATGAGAATGCCACAATACTGTTGATGGGGTTGAGAAG GTCCGGCAAATCAAGTATATGTAAAGTTGTTTTCCATAAGTTGCAACCATTGGACACCCTCTACCTGGAAAGCACATCTAAACCTACCACAGAAAATTTCAGAAGTCTTATTAATTTGTCTGTCATCGAGCTTCCAGGACAACtgaatttctttgagcCAACATACGATCATGagaagcttttcaaatcaatTGGCGCTTTAGTTTACATCATAGACAGTCAGGATGAATATTTGAACGCATTAACCAACCTTTCCATGATTATCTCATATATCTACAAGGTTAACCCCAAGATAAATGTTGAAGTACTGATACATAAGATAGACGGACTTAGTGAAGATTTCCGGTTGGATACACAGAGAGATATTATGCAGCGAGTAGGGGACGAACTACTGGATCTTGGATTGGAAGGATTGCAGGTATCCTTTTACTTAACATCTATTTTCGATCATTCCATCTACGAAGCATTCTCTAGGAttattcaaaagttgatctACGAACTTCCtgctttggaaaatttgCTGGACTTACTGGTTCAATACAACAAATTCGAAAAGCTGTTTCTGTTTGACGTTAATTCCAAGATTTATGTGGCTACTGATAGTTCACCGGTTGATATTCAGACATATGAGGCATGTGCAGAGTTCATTGACGTCACCATCGATCTAGATGGATTATATGGAGATGTCAAGGATAGTGATGAATCAAAAGGTAATCCAACAAAATGTATTTCTAGACTACAGAATGGATCCGTTTTGTACTTGCATCAAATGATCAGAGGGCTTGCCCTAGTGGGATTAGTACGACTGGACAATACAGACCAATTCTCAATGGAGTTTAAAAACGCTCTCTCATTGATAGATTTCAATGTTAACgtcttcaagaaatctCTTGAAGACATGTGGAAGAACTCGAGACTTTAA
- a CDS encoding tRNA wybutosine-synthesizing protein: MLDSFDQKKAQILAEIATTNEANPDLSPKGTIDELCLPIMNSINSHSDMITTSSCSGRVSVFLEGDKKGNSKIGAKGDGGHWLFVTHDKRQVSRWWKNIDFECQIEKSNFKPSRFVLFKFEPLILHVKCRDLTTAQKLYQTAMSCGFRESGIGVNNIVGIRISIKLDIPIGYLNEEGKCVLLVDENYLEFIDNQAINRFNENESKLNLLHRKISDMMFATTEMKIEETKNERRDRKRREGLAKQEALMKEKGKKLEMGQNEEPEDG; encoded by the coding sequence ATGTTAGACTCATTTGATCAGAAAAAGGCTCAGATATTGGCCGAAATTGCAACGACTAATGAAGCAAATCCCGATTTATCTCCCAAGGGGACTATTGACGAACTTTGCCTTCCGATCATGAACTCCATAAATTCGCATAGTGATATGATAACTACCTCATCCTGTTCTGGAAGGGTCAGCGTTTTCTTAGAAGGGGACAAGAAGGGAAATAGTAAGATTGGAGCCAAGGGAGATGGTGGTCATTGGTTATTTGTGACACATGACAAGAGGCAAGTTTCTCGTTGGTGGAAAAACATCGATTTTGAGTGCCAAATAGAGAAATCCAACTTCAAACCCTCCAGATTTGTCTTATTCAAGTTTGAGCCTCTTATTCTGCATGTGAAATGTAGAGACCTTACAACTGCCCAGAAACTATATCAAACAGCTATGAGCTGTGGGTTTAGAGAATCAGGTATTGGCGTTAATAATATAGTGGGGATTCGAATTTCCATCAAGTTAGATATTCCTATTGGGTACTTGaatgaagaaggaaagtGTGTTTTACTTGTGGATGAGAATTACCTGGAATTTATTGACAACCAGGCAATCAACAGattcaatgaaaatgaatcTAAATTGAACCTGCTACACAGAAAGATCAGTGATATGATGTTCGCAACGACTGAGATGAAAATTGAGGAAAcgaaaaatgaaagaagagatAGGAAACGCCGCGAGGGACTCGCAAAGCAGGAAGCTTTAATGAAGgaaaaaggaaagaagTTAGAGATGGGACAGAATGAAGAACCTGAAGATGGTTAG
- a CDS encoding Phosphatidylethanolamine methyltransferase (PEMT) has translation MVKESKFSYNSKDEKKYSLGKTFRGDIFNVPETHDMVRSLFDPTVKKSVSDYLIVLSLFINGIVYYYSPVTWRIPVFIVLYSFWRLGYNLGIGILLYKQSKSHSMFHWLKQIQINGGWAKKFVELELSSKLNAQQLNSVPDEFKTWIVFRSLVNLILMNDFTTYMCLVFACSDGAFNQSLSLIFLRWVLGISFFIFNIIVKLNAHLIVKDYAWYWGDFFFRLHNNEELIFDGVFDLAPHPMYSIGYAGYYGCALMTKSYTVLIMSIFGHLLQFLFLNYVETPHIEKIYGDDNLSENTISVNKRDDSVFIGTGGKPLVMLTKNFNWLRTNDIFTVVLALYASIVPIFLPASYNNSIIILAIVVKIGTSFVLNSVLYLQSRFKSWTLSFIKNYGTINISILDNKELLERLSFQNWTLLQNNTLVLNYSMLFTISVREVMYNEKFWQTEWLPLRFILAALMILGQFLTVHQMIDSIGLFGWYYGDFFIGVLSSHKSEVTTLSRSGIYHFLNNPERVTSNLTVWALYLLFNNSNKIFLVIALLFTMNNLIVLNFIEKPHMVKLYGEQNVLKHTSGIEKSINSLFLPNHVQGTIVKLSGSIDKVIQDSSKVIDEFIRNKHNQKPKELSLKKRRNSFQQVIELIRGSTDDTLTINLQELNDQGQLQLLNLLRKDDTDFYNLGDPIKVEWNMEDHKGKDKAWIGLYNIFQTSETRTKTLVSSKGYWIPIHREKYINLSDKIRNEEDCILEDELNRGVVQFSAELLPWVPGTYELRLHANEKHEVLAISKPFDIVVKKIDVPTSDDIGDERLEDFANKLYQGFVSKLFPAVESIEDESNWFLQMHIKENARQVEKLCSTLSQSCGVHLTKKAIVDEKCLKDLSFKISKLRKMLDELML, from the coding sequence ATGGTAAAAGAAAGCAAGTTTTCATACAATTCTAAAGATGAGAAGAAATACTCGTTGGGAAAGACTTTTAGGGGTGACATCTTCAATGTCCCAGAGACGCATGACATGGTAAGATCTTTGTTTGATCCAACCGTTAAGAAGTCGGTGAGCGACTACCTAATTGTTCTCTCCTTGTTCATAAATGGGATTGTCTATTATTACTCTCCAGTGACATGGCGTATTCCGGTTTTCATCGTCCTGTATTCGTTCTGGAGGTTGGGATATAATCTAGGAATTGGCATCTTGCTTTATAAGCAGTCCAAAAGCCACTCCATGTTCCATTGGTTGAAACAAATTCAGATCAATGGAGGCTGGGCTAAAAAGTTTGTTGAGTTAGAGCTTTCTAGCAAACTGAACGCTCAACAGTTAAACAGCGTTCCGGATGAATTCAAGACCTGGATTGTGTTTAGGTCTTTGGTCAACCTTATTTTGATGAATGACTTCACTACCTATATGTGCCTCGTCTTTGCCTGCAGTGATGGTGCTTTTAACCAGTCTTTATCTCTCATCTTTTTACGATGGGTGCTTGGTatcagtttcttcatcttcaacattATTGTTAAATTGAATGCCCACCTCATTGTAAAGGATTATGCTTGGTATTGGggtgattttttctttagatTACACAATaatgaagagttgattTTTGATGGTGTTTTTGACTTGGCTCCACATCCAATGTACTCAATTGGATATGCTGGTTATTACGGGTGCGCCTTGATGACTAAATCTTACACAGTACTGATTATGTCTATCTTTGGGCATCTATTACAGTTTTTGTTCCTGAACTACGTTGAGACGCCTCATATTGAGAAGATTTATGGAGACGACAACTTGTCAGAAAACACTATTTCCGTCAATAAGAGGGATGATAGCGTGTTTATTGGTACTGGAGGAAAACCCTTAGTGATGCTAACGAAAAACTTCAATTGGCTGAGAACAAATGATATATTCACTGTCGTATTAGCCCTTTATGCCAGTATTGTGCCTATATTTTTGCCAGCTTCTTACAATAATTCTATCATAATCTTGGCAATTGTCGTTAAGATAGGCACGTCGTTTGTACTGAACAGTGTTTTATATTTACAGAGCAGGTTCAAAAGTTGGACTTTGagtttcatcaagaatTATGGAACTATCAATATTTCCATTCTAGATAACAAAGAACTACTTGAGAGGCTGAGTTTTCAGAATTGGACCCTGTTACAGAACAACACGCTTGTGCTTAACTACTCTATGTTGTTCACTATCTCCGTAAGAGAAGTTATGtacaatgaaaagttttggcAGACAGAATGGTTACCTCTCCGATTTATCCTGGCGGCACTGATGATTTTAGGTCAGTTTTTAACTGTGCATCAAATGATTGATTCTATTGGCTTGTTTGGTTGGTACTATGGTGACTTTTTCATTGGTGTGTTGTCTTCTCACAAAAGCGAAGTCAcaactctttcaagaagcGGTATCTACCACTTTCTAAACAATCCAGAGAGAGTCACTTCTAACCTTACAGTGTGGGCATTGTACTTACTGTTTAACAACAGTAACAAAATTTTTCTAGTCATTGCACTGTTGTTTACTATGAACAACTTGATAGTATTGAACTTTATAGAGAAGCCTCATATGGTTAAACTCTATGGCGAACAAAATGTTTTGAAACACACTTCAGGAATTGAGAAAAGTATCAATAGCTTGTTTCTTCCAAACCATGTTCAGGGAACTATAGTTAAGCTAAGTGGATCTATTGATAAGGTTATTCAAGactcttccaaagtcatCGACGAGTTCATCAGGAATAAACACAATCAGAAGCCAAAAGAGTTATCGTTGAAGAAACGTAGAAACAGTTTCCAACAGGTCATTGAACTTATCAGAGGAAGCACTGATGATACTCTTACGATCAACCTGCAGGAATTGAATGACCAGGGTCAACTCCAGCTTCTGAACTTACTGAGAAAAGATGATACCGATTTCTACAACTTAGGTGATCCAATTAAAGTTGAGTGGAATATGGAAGATCACAAAGGTAAGGACAAGGCGTGGATTGGCTTATacaatatctttcaaaccTCTGAGACTCGGACAAAAACTCTCGTTTCATCAAAGGGGTATTGGATTCCTATTCACAGGGAAAAGTATATTAACTTATCTGACAAGATTAGGAATGAAGAAGACTGCATTTTGGAGGACGAACTAAATAGAGGAGTTGTTCAGTTTTCCGCAGAACTACTTCCCTGGGTTCCGGGAACTTATGAGTTGAGACTTCATGCTAATGAAAAACATGAAGTCTTAGCGATATCGAAACCTTTTGACATTGttgtgaaaaaaattgatgtACCCACCAGTGACGACATAGGAGACGAACGATTGGAAGATTTTGCTAATAAGCTTTACCAAGGATTTGTTAGCAAATTGTTTCCTGCCGTCGAATCAATAGAAGATGAGTCTAATTGGTTTCTGCAAATGCACATAAAGGAGAATGCTAGACAAGTAGAAAAGCTTTGCTCCACTTTGAGTCAAAGCTGTGGGGTCCACTTAACTAAGAAAGCTATTGTTGATGAGAAATGTTTGAAGGATCTGAGTTTCAAGATCTCCAAGTTGAGAAAAATGTTAGATGAATTGATGTTATAG
- a CDS encoding Polyamine transport protein specific for spermine, producing MSSSNKEFDGDSIGSSDSLDIESGNRDPKTQNPQAYVPSDNEDRMSELSHYASTPDQSLKMVRTETKKSLKDLGVSDELPTLDPNRPIAVENPIFPEEYYLETETGLVPVATLQDLGRNPTALEKLRKEKSRAFPQPNGEAPILKDSSDVETFKSKEYSPEIEFVTFLINDPENPYNWPTFTKWAYTIILSILVVAVAFGSSCISGALFTVEDNYNVSLEVAILTVSLMVLGFSLGPLLWSPLSEQIGRRWVYFISLGLYTIFNIPCALSPNIGGLLVCRFLCGVFSSSALCLVGGSIADMHPSETRGKAIAYFAAAPYGGPVIGPLVCGWIGVKTNRMDLIFWVNMGFAGFMWLLVACIPETYQPVILKNRAKKLRMELNNPNIMTEQEANPLTFKELVVTCLYRPLMFVFTEPVLDMMCVYVCLIYSLLYAFFFAYPVIFNELYGYEDDFIGLMLIPILIGAFLALVTTPILESMYVKMCQRRKPTPEDRLVGAMIGSPFPAIALFILGATSYKHIIWVGPASSGIAFGYGMVLIYYSLNNYIIDTYAKYAASALATKVFLRSAGGAAFPLFTTQMYHKLGLQWASWLLAFISLAMILIPFVFYIYGARLRAKMCKENYSEM from the coding sequence ATGTCAAGTTCAAACAAAGAATTCGATGGAGACTCGATTGGTTCTTCAGACTCTCTGGATATAGAATCCGGTAACAGAGAtccaaaaactcaaaacCCACAAGCTTATGTCCCAAGCGACAATGAAGATCGTATGTCAGAATTATCTCACTACGCTTCTACACCTGACCAGTCACTAAAAATGGTGAGGACAGAAACCAAAAAgtcattgaaagatttgggAGTCTCGGATGAACTTCCCACATTAGACCCAAACAGGCCTATTGCTGTAGAAAATCCTATATTCCCCGAAGAATATTATttggaaacagaaactgGTTTAGTCCCTGTGGCAACATTGCAAGATCTGGGTAGGAACCCAACTGCATTGGAAAAActtagaaaagaaaaatctagAGCGTTTCCCCAACCCAACGGGGAGGCTCCCATTCTCAAAGATTCGTCGGATGTTGAAACGTTTAAGTCGAAAGAGTACAGCCCAGAAATAGAGTTTGTCACGTTTTTGATCAACGATCCAGAGAACCCATACAACTGGCCCACGTTCACTAAATGGGCATACACTATTATCTTATCTATATTAGTCGTCGCCGTTGCTTTTGGATCCTCGTGTATCTCTGGAGCATTATTCACTGTGGAAGATAATTATAATGTTTCATTGGAAGTTGCCATTTTGACAGTTTCATTGATGGTCTTGGGTTTCTCCTTGGGTCCATTGTTGTGGTCTCCTTTATCTGAGCAGATTGGAAGGAGATGGGTTTATTTTATATCCTTGGGTCTCTACACAATTTTTAACATTCCTTGCGCTCTATCCCCTAATATCGGTGGTCTCTTAGTTTGTCGATTTTTGTGTGGTGTTTTTAGTTCCAGCGCACTTTGTCTGGTTGGTGGTTCTATAGCTGACATGCATCCTTCTGAAACAAGAGGTAAAGCAATCGCCTATTTTGCAGCAGCTCCTTATGGTGGACCAGTTATTGGACCTTTAGTATGTGGTTGGATCGGTGTTAAAACCAACAGAATGGATCTTATCTTTTGGGTAAATATGGGATTTGCAGGATTTATGTGGTTACTAGTTGCCTGCATTCCAGAAACCTATCAACCAGTAATTTTAAAGAACCGAGCAAAGAAATTAAGAATGGAGTTGAACAATCCTAACATCATGACAGAGCAAGAAGCTAATCCACTAACTTTCAAGGAATTAGTAGTTACCTGCCTTTATAGGCCTCTTATGTTTGTTTTCACTGAGCCTGTTTTGGACATGATGTGTGTTTACGTTTGTCTTATTTACTCATTGCTTTAtgcatttttctttgcatACCCAGTTATATTTAATGAGCTTTATGGCTATGAAGATGATTTCATCGGCCTGATGTTGATTCCAATATTGATAGGAGCCTTTTTGGCCTTAGTTACAActccaattttggaatCCATGTACGTGAAAATGTGTCAACGAAGAAAACCAACTCCTGAAGACAGATTGGTAGGAGCCATGATTGGGTCTCCTTTCCCTGCAATTGCCCTATTTATTTTGGGAGCAACGTCCTACAAGCATATCATTTGGGTCGGTCCAGCATCTTCCGGTATCGCCTTCGGTTATGGAATGGTACTAATTTACTACTCTTTGAATAATTACATCATCGACACCTACGCCAAGTATGCAGCTAGTGCTCTGGCAACAAAGGTTTTCCTGAGGAGTGCTGGAGGTGCTGCTTTCCCACTATTTACTACACAGATGTACCATAAACTAGGGCTACAGTGGGCCAGTTGGTTGTTGGCATTCATTTCATTAGCAATGATTCTCATCCCATTCGTTTTCTACATTTATGGTGCTCGTTTGAGGGCCAAAATGTGTAAAGAGAACTACAGTGAGATGTGA